TAGATAGTACAAATCCCGCCACTACAAGTAAAAGTATAATTCCTCCACCCATTGGCCTAATTTCTTTTTCTTCAATTACATTAACTTTACTAATGCTTTCTTCCTGATGACTCATAAATGTTTCCTCCATTGGATTATATTATAATGATATCATTTTGATATCATTATAATAACAGTTCTTTGATTTGTCAACTAATATTTTCCAACAAAAATGCTGCCATAAAAATTTACAGCAGCAATTTTGGTTTGTTATCAAGATAAAACTTTTAATTTCAGTACATATCGATAGTTTTTCATAGAAATTCTTTTAATATTATTTATACTCTCTTCTACTTTTTCATGACATAGTTTGTAAGCCTTTGTCCAAAACGTTCTACTTGTTGCTCCTTGATAACACGATAGCCTCTTCTTTCAAAGAAAGGTTTTGCTGTAATTGACGCATGGGTTGTAAAATTGTTATTATCACATTGTTCTTCAAGAACGTTGCAAATTGCAGTTGCTATGCCTTGCTTTTGAAAATCTTTATGAACATAAAGGCGGTCAAGATATCCCGATTTATCCATATCGCCAAAACCAACAATGATATCATTTTCTATTGCCACAACAGTATAATGTTCTAAAAACGAAGTGTTCCATGCATCCATATCAATATTACCCGTCGCCCATGCATCTAATTGCTCTTTCGAGTAATCTTTCGCATTTACAGTATGAACTGTATCAAAGAATAATTGAGTGATCGCTTCACAATCCTTTTCCTGATATTTTCTTATTTCCATCTTAATTACCTCAACAAATTTCGTTTGATTTTTATCATCTCGCATTTATTTTAACTAATGCAAAACCGCATATATCAATCGAGTAGGAGGAAATTCATTAATTGAATTTCCGTCCTCTCACA
This portion of the Clostridium sp. Marseille-P299 genome encodes:
- a CDS encoding GNAT family N-acetyltransferase; this encodes MEIRKYQEKDCEAITQLFFDTVHTVNAKDYSKEQLDAWATGNIDMDAWNTSFLEHYTVVAIENDIIVGFGDMDKSGYLDRLYVHKDFQKQGIATAICNVLEEQCDNNNFTTHASITAKPFFERRGYRVIKEQQVERFGQRLTNYVMKK